One region of Chloroflexota bacterium genomic DNA includes:
- a CDS encoding beta-glucosidase, producing MKTGYRFPENFLWGTSASAYQIEGAWNEDGKGRSIWDTLVRQPDRILNGDTGNVACDHYHRMPQDVALMKEMGIPWYSFTISWTRILPEGRGAVNPKGLDFYNRLVDTLLEAGITPKATLYHWDFPQVLQDLGGWPNRDSADWYADYARVVFDSLADRVKIWATHNEPWVAAFLGYGAGFHAPGICDATQAYQTAHHLMLAHAKAVQVYRQGNYGGKIGLILNLNHLIPATQSEADLAATQRVYDETHSIFLDPVYKGSYPEPFFKWLGAHRPQVEPGDLELMRGSADYLGLNHYNSDTVTYDVFGGWLKARLTPYAAPSWGYTEMGWGINPAGLKAEVLNIKENYGNPELYLTENGCAMPDQPDEKGFVADVDRIRYIQAHLLALHQAIQAGANVHGYFVWSFFDNFEWERGYSQRFGLVRVNYDTLERTPKQSAYWYKNIVAQNAIYI from the coding sequence ATGAAAACCGGTTATCGTTTCCCCGAAAACTTTCTCTGGGGCACATCTGCATCTGCTTACCAGATCGAAGGCGCCTGGAACGAAGACGGCAAAGGCCGCAGCATTTGGGATACCCTCGTACGCCAGCCCGACCGTATTCTCAACGGCGATACCGGCAACGTGGCCTGCGATCACTATCACCGTATGCCGCAAGATGTGGCCTTGATGAAAGAAATGGGAATCCCGTGGTACAGCTTTACCATCTCGTGGACGCGCATCCTGCCCGAGGGGCGTGGAGCCGTGAACCCCAAGGGGCTGGACTTCTACAACCGTCTGGTAGATACTCTGCTCGAGGCCGGGATTACCCCCAAAGCGACTCTCTATCACTGGGACTTCCCCCAGGTGTTGCAAGACCTCGGGGGTTGGCCTAATCGAGACAGCGCCGACTGGTATGCCGACTACGCTCGCGTCGTCTTCGACTCGCTCGCCGATCGCGTCAAAATATGGGCCACGCACAACGAACCCTGGGTAGCCGCCTTCCTGGGCTACGGGGCCGGATTCCATGCCCCGGGCATCTGCGACGCCACGCAGGCCTATCAGACCGCCCACCATCTCATGCTGGCGCATGCCAAAGCTGTGCAAGTCTATCGCCAAGGCAACTACGGCGGCAAAATCGGGTTGATCCTCAACCTCAATCATCTCATTCCCGCGACACAGAGCGAAGCCGATCTGGCCGCCACGCAGCGCGTTTACGATGAAACCCACAGCATCTTCCTCGACCCGGTTTACAAAGGCAGCTACCCGGAGCCGTTCTTCAAGTGGCTGGGGGCACACCGCCCGCAGGTTGAACCTGGTGACCTGGAGTTGATGCGCGGCTCCGCGGACTATCTGGGGCTGAATCACTATAACTCCGACACCGTCACCTACGATGTCTTCGGCGGCTGGCTCAAAGCCCGCCTGACGCCCTACGCCGCCCCCAGTTGGGGCTACACCGAAATGGGCTGGGGCATCAACCCCGCCGGGCTGAAAGCCGAAGTGCTCAACATTAAAGAGAATTACGGCAACCCCGAACTCTATCTCACCGAAAATGGCTGCGCCATGCCCGACCAACCCGATGAAAAGGGCTTCGTCGCCGACGTTGATCGCATTCGCTACATCCAGGCGCATCTACTGGCATTGCATCAGGCCATTCAAGCAGGCGCTAACGTCCACGGCTATTTCGTGTGGAGTTTCTTCGACAACTTCGAATGGGAACGCGGCTACAGCCAGCGCTTTGGTCTGGTACGCGTGAATTATGATACATTAGAACGCACGCCTAAACAAAGCGCGTACTGGTATAAAAATATTGTTGCGCAAAATGCAATTTACATTTAA
- a CDS encoding carbohydrate ABC transporter permease, with the protein MSSKTQSITRKRLVSDIIVNGVLLLIVLVWTIPTLGLLVSSFRTRFDIQTSGWWWILPHREWVTVEEMQPDDNLDPDGIMEISGVSGTFEEFREGVKAADGTKVTWVGNKRLATIQIQERKWVMRTDFTMENYGQVLAGKAYEIQSSDGSIKTVQGDNFTGSFLNSLTIAIPATVIPILIAAFAAYGFAWMSFPGRKPLFTMVVALMVVPLQIALVPILKDYVRLDLNGTFLAVWLAHTGFGLPLATYLLFNYIKGLPRDILESAFIDGASHFTIFVRLILPLSIPALASFAIFQFLWVWNDYLIALVFIGAKPDVQVLTMRIAEMVGSRGSDWHLLTAGAFISMLLPLIVFFSLQRFFVRGLLAGSVKG; encoded by the coding sequence ATGAGCAGCAAAACTCAGAGCATCACACGCAAGCGACTTGTCAGCGATATTATCGTCAATGGTGTACTACTGTTGATTGTTCTCGTCTGGACAATTCCTACCCTGGGGCTGTTGGTCTCATCGTTCCGAACCCGCTTCGACATTCAAACCTCGGGCTGGTGGTGGATTCTGCCGCACCGAGAATGGGTTACCGTTGAAGAGATGCAACCTGACGACAATCTCGACCCGGATGGAATCATGGAAATTTCCGGGGTGAGTGGCACTTTCGAAGAATTCCGCGAAGGCGTTAAGGCCGCGGATGGCACCAAAGTAACTTGGGTTGGCAATAAACGCCTCGCCACCATCCAGATTCAGGAACGCAAATGGGTGATGCGCACCGATTTCACTATGGAGAACTATGGCCAGGTGCTCGCCGGAAAAGCCTACGAAATCCAGAGCTCGGATGGCAGCATAAAAACCGTTCAGGGCGATAACTTCACCGGTTCGTTTTTAAACAGCCTGACCATCGCCATACCTGCTACAGTCATCCCCATCCTCATCGCCGCGTTTGCTGCCTATGGCTTCGCCTGGATGAGTTTCCCCGGGCGCAAACCCCTCTTCACGATGGTCGTCGCCCTCATGGTGGTTCCGTTGCAAATTGCACTTGTCCCTATCCTGAAAGACTATGTGCGCTTGGACCTAAATGGCACCTTCCTCGCCGTCTGGCTGGCACATACCGGCTTTGGCCTGCCACTGGCAACCTACCTGTTGTTCAACTACATCAAAGGGCTGCCGCGCGACATTCTGGAATCAGCCTTTATTGATGGCGCATCTCACTTCACCATCTTCGTCCGCCTGATCTTGCCGCTCTCCATCCCGGCGCTGGCATCCTTTGCCATCTTCCAGTTCCTGTGGGTCTGGAACGATTACCTGATCGCGCTGGTCTTCATCGGCGCAAAACCCGATGTACAGGTGCTCACCATGCGTATTGCCGAAATGGTTGGCTCGCGCGGCTCCGACTGGCATCTGCTCACAGCGGGCGCATTTATATCCATGCTATTGCCGTTGATCGTCTTCTTCTCATTGCAACGCTTCTTCGTGCGCGGTCTGCTGGCTGGATCCGTCAAAGGCTAA